The window aaattataaattttcaactttttgtaattttttttagttccccccctagaaaaaagaataatcttcaaaataaaaaaagtttcagtcgtatcggataataacttttgaagatacatgtcccaccgttttgagaacactgtttcgagaaaaacgcatttgaagttttacgtgagcgccggagtggacagttgttgcccatgcgtttgccgctactcaaatgcctataacttggggaattttacgaatttcaacaaatccttttaaacacgtattcctaaaagattgaacattcgaaaaatgaaataaaaaaaaatcgacatttagaccagaacctccccttaaagttttacgtaagcGTCGAGTGggcggttgtgacccatgcatttgccgcgattcaaatgcctataacttggggaattttacgaatttcaaccaatccttttaaacacgttttcctaaaaggttgaacattcgaaaaatgaaataaaaaaaaaatcgacatttagaccagaacctccccttaaggacaGATGTTGATTTCAGATCCAAAACTGACACAGACCACCATACTGGAACTTTGATTATAGAAAAAATTCCTGGCATCCACATGATTAATTCGTTTCCGCTAGACTACATGCACCTGATTTGTCTGGGCgttgtaaaaaaattactcTCTCTGTGGTGTTGTGGCAAACGCCGTACCAAAATATCACAACCATCGCAAAACAACATATCATTGACATTAATAAACCTATCTACTAGCATGCCAAGAGAATTTATAAGAAAACCTCGAAGCTTGGATATTTTAACACGGTGGAAAGCAACTGGATTTCGTCAATTGATATTGTACACAGGACcagtagttttattaaaaaatataactgaCGAtaggtatttaaattttcttgcacTTCACATCGCATTTGTCATCTTGTCgcacagaaaatattttattcatctcGATTATGCAATAGAATTGTTACAGTATTATGATGAaacctttaaattattatatgggTCGGAACACGTCTCACACAACATTCATAATCTGTTACACTTGGTAGATGATGTCAAAAATCACGGACCTCTTTATGATTTTAGTTGCTTTCCGtttgaaaactttttgtaaagtattaaaaaatgtattaggAAGAGTGAGAAACCATTACAACAGATCGTGAAACGGCAACTAGAGAAGTCTCATTTTAATATAGAAACAGTACATAATCCTTCTGTATATCCGATTTCCCACAACGAACATTCTCGTGGTCCATTATTAGAAGATATTAATAATGCAAAGCAATTTAAACGTATtactttcagtaattttattttacagatccGGCATCCTAATAACTGCTACCGTCTCAATGATTAGCAGCATTATTATCTTAGAAAACATTATCATATCCGAAAACAAGCACAAAATAATTGCCAGAAAAATTTTACAATTGCTAGATTTTTATAACAGTCCGGATAAATATTCCGAATTAGGAATTTACCTTACGCGATACGACAACAACTTAGGCCCTCTTCAAATTTTCAGTGTAGCAAAAATAGCGTATAAATGTGTCAAATTAGAAACTTCAAATAATGTTATAATTTCCCCCTACTTCACTCCACTCTTCCGATATGCAAATAAAATACTTGTTTAATGTTTCTGGTATATGTACACTATGTCTTTATGATGTCTTTATGATGACAACAACATTCAGATTTCAAGGTTTTCTTGTTGTTTCGATGTTCATACTGTCTAATCTATGAATATACATACTACAAATTTCTTATGTAATATTTCATGAGCATTTGCTGGAAATGGAAATGGCATACAAGCCAACATGGACGATTGTCCAATTCATTGACTACGAAACAGTCGAAGCACTCCTCTCGAATTGGGTGGAGGAAAATAGACGCTACTAGCCAACTTTTCCGCCGAATCGACACTGATACGTTTGCGATAAGAAACTATTCTGAAGAACGGTGGATTAAAGTTGGCGAACATAAAGTATGAAAAAACATTCAGAAATGCAGCTTTTGGTTGgttgaaattattatattaattactaaTCATTATACTAATCAATGGCTACTTATAACACGAATTAATTACGAATTATGTGCTCTTTTAGATGATTGAGTTTTTACTGGGTAAACTTGCAGGCCCGACATTATTCCTAAGTGGAACCTGCAAGGAGTTCCACACTACCCGACACACATCAGTGTGGGCTGACTGTCAATatatcaaaagtccccatcgattcgaccgccgctaaaaaattttacagagggttgagaaAAAACTGTTATTCGCAAacatctcgttatctagcagctttgcgacaaaaatagttattatacaatttatagcctaggaaattctctacaaaaaagatcatatgagttttttcgtaggagtaaccattttcatgtatatcgggttaccaagtttcaaacCTCATACATTTgacaaaggaagatcccgaaccctgaaattaaaaaaattatgaaattctgtaaatatgtagggtaagttctcctgagtacaacgaaattttgtttgctgcccaaattcactccaaaagggtgcaattgacccctacttttttttattttgtattgttactcgcgaactgtaggagttAAAAAAAGAGttcaagaaaaagttactttttttaattaggactatcatttggtaagttatagttcttatagttcttacggttcgtgagttataacacaaaatcgaaaaagaaACGGATATTcagaggtcaatttcacccccctagagtgaattggggcagcaaacaaaaaattgcgtaatacatacatatattaacctctacatatccccagttttaaaaaattttgaattttcgaggggGTGGATCTTCGCTCGCGAGAAATAACCCTGATatccagatctgggcagcagaatctgacgtcagaactgcagcagtctgtgtccgcatttggctgcgttctgatgtgcagagcctgaggtgcagtgcctgatgtcagatggacagcagatcgacagcagatcgacagcagatttcgccgtctgctaggcacagcaacagcgccatctgtagggaattgcttggtaattctggatctcagatggcgctgttgctgtgcctagcagacggcgatatctgctgtcgatctgctgtccatctgacatcaggcactgcacctcaggctctgcacatcagaacgcagccaaatgcggacacagactgctgcagttctgacgtcagattctgctgcccagatctggctatcagggaatacacttagtccagtgaaattaggatctgtcttcggaataaatcccagcaagctaaatattggtatgggccttttttgtcgttttaaacaatatgtcaaaagtccccatcgatccgagtGCCGCTCACAATtttacagaataaaaaaaaaaaaaaaaacggcttttcgaaaatatctcgttatctagcagttctACTacgaaaatagttattataaaatttataggtTAGAAAATTCTCTGCAAAAAAGGTACTATGAGTTTTATTGTTGGAGTAATCACTTTCGTGTATGTTGGCTCCTATTTTAACAAGGGAAGAACCTAAATCCGgaacttcaaaaaattatgaaacattgtaaatatataggggatgtcctcctgaatacatcgcaattttgtttgctgcccaaattcactctaagggggtgaaaatgacccctgaatatccgttttttttctcgattttgtgttataactcgcgaaccgtaagaactataagaactataacttaccaaatgatagtcctaattaaaaaaagtaactttttctttaactctttttttaactcctacagttcgcgagtaacaatacaaaataaaaaaaagcaggggtcaattgcacccttttggagtgaatttgggcagcaaacaaaatttcgttgtactcaggaggactccCCCtaaatatttacagagtttcataattttttgaatttcagggttcgggatcttcccttgtcaaatgtatgggggttgaaactggGTAACCCgatatacatgaaaatggttactcctacgaaaaaactcataggatcttttttgtagagaatttcctaggctaaaaattgtataataactatttttgtcgcaaaactgctagacaACGAGAtgttcgcgaaaaacagttttttttcaaccctccttaaaatttttagcggcgatcgtatcgatggggacttttgacatactgtttaaaacgaccaaataaagcccataccaaaatttagcttagTGATCCTAATGTCACTGGACTAACCGTTCACGAGCCTGGAAGAAACACATCATTAATAGAGGAGTCGCTGCCTTCCCCAGACATCAGCGCTGGAGCAACATCACGTGTATATTCTGCTACGACCAACAAAGTATATCCATTGTAAGCGCATATGTGTATAAGTGGTATAAGTATTTCCAAGCCACAGAACACATTTAACATTAGCTATATATACTACCCACGGCAATGAGTGTTAACATGACAGAAATTCAAAATCCCCGATCTCGGCATATACCAGCgctttcgaccttattctgcgatctttaagcgtttgtagctcagagcaatgtTAACCAATTTAGATGTAATTTTCAGTATGCGTATATCTTACTTGAATCTAGAAAgggcatttttttaaattttcattataagctcagataaaaaagtttgaaaaaataacCTCCACTGTTTTTTTCTTGTTATTTCGAAAATTCCCATTTTATCGAAACGGCGAATACACGATGTATTATAGTAAACTGATCTTTctaacttctaaaaaaaaacaaactggtttcgttcaatttttgtaaaaagttatgcgattttaaagagtgtgtATGTATACGTTTGTCCGCCACTGTCGGGTGTATCTACTACTCTATCTCTActgtatatttaataaaatccgATATATATTAAGTACTCTAACAtatgttatatttatatattttatgtattgtacatatattttaagTGCGTATGCGATCTGTGTATTCTATGTACACTTTGTATACTCTGATTTGTATATTCCAACCAACTACAGGTGTATTCACAACTTATTGTAAGTGCATTCTATAGTCATTTCGCGCATACACGCACCAGTAATCACGCaattcatttatactttttaacaaatagaataataatattatagtattgtagttcttcaatatttgtaaaCACACATAGTGTAATATAGTGGATGCTTCTAACGGGATTATTGAACGTTGGCATAGAGTTTTAAAATCGGCAATCATGTATCATAACGATCGAAATTGAACTCAAATATTGTCTACTGTCCTGTTGGGACTATGTTCGCACGTACGTGCGGATACCAGTGCATCACCGGCAGAATTTCTATTCGGCACAACAGTGCGATTGCCGGAAGAATTTTTCTTGCCAGACGATTTAGTCCCAAATTCCAACATCTTCATTGAAGAGTTCAGGGAGCATATGCGTATGTTCGACCAGTGCCCGTGGCGCATAATTACTAAAAGCGTGCATTCTTCTTCAAAGATTTGAAGACATGTACTCATGTATTTTTACGAACCGTAGTAAAAAAGACGTTGGAACGACCGTATTCCGGTCCATATAAAATCGAGACGCGTATCGGACGCAGTTTATGAAATAGTGGTTAACGGCGCACCACGTCATGTTTCAACTGATTTGCTGAAACCGGCATATTTTCTATCTGAAAATACGAATGAAACTGCATCTGCGTCTGCAGGACCGTCCACTCAGTCACCTGCGTTGGCCAGTGCGCCGTCGCTTCCGACACTTCGAACATATGCGCGAAAAAAAATTACCTTCGTGCCCCGAATAGAACCACTTGTATAATTATAAACACACCGCCATCCTCGCAGCAGCGATGCGCTTGTACATATTGTACATATAATGTAAATactttgtaaatattatattttatttaaccaCATTTAAGTTCGTGCAGGATTGCATTCGCACTCGGGGAGGAGTGTATAGGGAGCGGTACCCCCCTCCACAGGGGATTGTCCTGGGAGTGGGGGACGGGCTGCGCGCTAGCAAGCGTtgctgatatatatatatatatatatatatatatatatatatatatatatcagcgACGGAGGCAAGCACGAGGATCAATTGACaatatacagggtcaacgttataagttgcaacccgcgcgcgcgcgaacttgtaaaatggcaacaccgcctcacggacgcattccattgcaaccatgcgccgatacttccgccatctatgagccaacGACGAAAGTGTAGGgtcttttaggtgccagtagagggtgcttttAACTTTCGGCAGtcaatattaaatttgacgtagcagacgggtaagaaaacggtagtcattttaagagtgcaaccgcgccgatcccgttatccACGTATGCAATGACccagcagcggtattagaccTCGCTGACACGTTAGTGGCCCGGGTTgatgaatttggagcatttttcgcataacttttgaactacaaacgatatcggaatgcaattttcgccataaaatggggacaaattatccccttctaatgatggaaattttaccaaattttacgtttacttaatttttcttttttgaattatttaaccataattgttgcgacaagcctttgcaaactgtttacttaaatagtaaaggatgccgaatgcttaagcatttgcttaagaataagtagcgactatgaataccggccataaagaaatagatatgtttatttccggtattgctccaagatggctgcggttataccaatcactccctagaggatcagtAGTATGTACATTGTTGCGACTCCCGTCTAGCGGCGTGTAGTATAAActttagaagcgcgaagttcgaatcggatcacacgaATGTAACaggaaagggaaacaaagcgaagttcgcacaagcccgaggggtttgaaaatagttggagattcttttaataagtaaacttcaagattataaattaatcaataccaaCTTGaaaacgggtgtttgaataaacGAACTCcactttgatcccttctcctAAGTGTGTAAAATCAGCACAATGTTGTTAAATGCTTCTTTCTAAAAATCGATAACCGGAAGGAAATGGATTGACCTATAGGAATTTAGCTTATAAATATTTGATTGGCTTTTAGATTTTAAGgacattttgtaattaacaaaagATGTTAAAGCGTTTGCCTTTGTAAAAGCACTCGAGCCCCGAGAGCAGAAATGAAAAGACGTGCGATTAAAAACCTTGTGAATTCCTTATTTGTATCGTTTCAAATCGTTTATTGTTAtcagttatttgtgttcaaatcgttttattacattattattatccttattattatatttatcattaaaaatcCGTGTTCAAAGAGCAGAACGCCTTAGCGTTCCACGGGCATCGTCCCGCGCCCGAATTCCCCAAGAGAAGCCAGCATTTCACAGACGGCCACGCAACAACATACAGTCTCGGTAGAGAACACACGtatcaaacgattgtggccgatcgagattcgattgtggaacagcttaccacggttggcttttttcatcgctaacattctacagtatttcatgaacatggtgagggcgcggccaagccacaggttcccgtctagaacacttctaattcATGTTGAGTGTAGGGAGCGGTACCCCCTTCCACAGAGGATTGATTGTCCTGAGAGTGGAAGACCGGCTGCGCACTAGCAACCGTTGCCAGGCGGTTAGACACTGCCGTTCAGACCGTCTTCTATCACGGAGTTCTCGATTCTCCGTTGTCACCATTATTGACATCACGTTCCGGCTGAGACTGATTAGTCGCGTCCAGACACAGTTGTCTGTTAACCACAATCGTGGTTGTGGCCAATAGGCCAGGCAGTATTGGCAGATTAAAGCAAAGAGGatatataataagaggcgtcactccaggcggaacctttgaagtccttacttgaccttggcatttaaattggttgtctattcgagcgggatatacaaatcgactaaatgtaccttaccgcaatttgttgattattgccgaagtttaccgtggtttaccgatcattgccgaatgggcatttaaattggttgtctagtgatttccctagtttatgtctgttcttgtcgagtgacgcctcttaatatatctcctctttgattaAAGTTTATTTCACTCTCGTGACCTCGATCTTTCATTTAATCCTATGTctagttaataaatatatataaatatcagCGACGGAGGCAAGCACAGGGATCAGTTGGCATTATATATCCCCTGGATCCCTGCATGAAACACCACTGTGGCTCCATCTGCCTAtgattgtcataattatataaatctgcgcCATCTGCTCTGTTCGCGATACTATAGCGTAAATGATACCAAGAATAAATGtcaaataacttttattgcaatgaacttcatgaaaaatcataataattttgacACTATAAAGGATAAACTTGTAACgtccaaagtaaataaatcaacgcATTTATAATGGAAGGCGCAAATAAATAAAGCGGGATGGTGGGGTAATAAGTTAAAGAA is drawn from Andrena cerasifolii isolate SP2316 chromosome 8, iyAndCera1_principal, whole genome shotgun sequence and contains these coding sequences:
- the LOC143372265 gene encoding uncharacterized protein LOC143372265; amino-acid sequence: MINSFPLDYMHLICLGVVKKLLSLWCCGKRRTKISQPSQNNISLTLINLSTSMPREFIRKPRSLDILTRWKATGFRQLILYTGPVVLLKNITDDRYLNFLALHIAFVILSHRKYFIHLDYAIELLQYYDETFKLLYGSEHVSHNIHNLLHLVDDVKNHGPLYDFSCFPFENFL